In the genome of Spirochaetota bacterium, one region contains:
- a CDS encoding lysophospholipase, which translates to MKGYKHGTGTFIGKGGMEIFFQTWMAEKPKGIVVLSHGLGEHSGRYDNLIERMRGGGVSFYALDHRGHGRSGGNRGHVDSFMEYVQDMKVFITQIKDEYPGLPLVLLGHSLGGLIAMKYALTHPGDMKALVLSSAGLVPAVRVPEWKKKMGMFFSRYIPTLAMSNELDAGDLSHDRATVDAYVNDPLVHDRVTSRWYAEFTATEEECLRRASELRMPLLVIHGKADKMVDYRGSEKVYADALAKDKTLHIFAGLYHETMNETPSERSK; encoded by the coding sequence ATGAAGGGATACAAACACGGGACTGGGACGTTTATCGGCAAGGGCGGGATGGAAATATTTTTTCAGACATGGATGGCCGAGAAGCCGAAGGGGATCGTCGTTCTCTCACACGGCCTGGGCGAGCATTCCGGCCGTTATGATAATCTCATCGAGAGGATGCGGGGCGGCGGTGTGAGCTTTTACGCGCTCGATCACCGGGGACACGGCCGTTCGGGCGGTAACCGCGGCCACGTCGATTCCTTCATGGAGTATGTTCAGGACATGAAGGTCTTTATCACCCAGATAAAGGATGAATACCCCGGGCTTCCCCTGGTGCTCCTGGGGCACAGCCTGGGCGGGCTCATCGCCATGAAGTATGCGCTGACGCATCCGGGCGACATGAAGGCGCTTGTGCTCTCCTCCGCGGGGCTGGTGCCCGCCGTCAGGGTCCCCGAATGGAAGAAAAAGATGGGAATGTTCTTCTCGCGCTATATCCCGACACTCGCCATGTCGAACGAGCTCGACGCCGGCGACCTGTCGCACGATCGCGCGACGGTGGACGCCTATGTTAACGATCCGCTGGTGCACGACAGGGTGACGTCCCGCTGGTACGCCGAGTTCACCGCCACGGAGGAGGAATGCCTGCGGCGCGCCTCCGAGCTCAGGATGCCCCTCCTCGTTATTCACGGCAAGGCGGACAAGATGGTCGATTACCGCGGCAGTGAAAAGGTTTATGCGGATGCGCTTGCGAAGGATAAAACGCTCCACATTTTCGCCGGCCTGTATCATGAAACCATGAACGAGACCCCCTCCGAACGGAGCAAAG
- a CDS encoding cation:proton antiporter has product MTFSLLAGIVIIIVLAMVMLYLCLRLHIPTIVGLLFTGILAGPYLLGVISYSHEVEIIAEVGVVLLLFTIGLEFSLKKLLRARRTVLVGGSLQVFLTTLAVYLVAVSAGVGRAESLFAGFVISMSSTAIAMKILQERGLMDGPAGSSSLAISLFQDIMSVPMVLSIPLLMGVEENAGLHLGIFFLKSLAIIAFVLLGARWFVPAVLYQVTRTRNRELFLLSVLGLCGAIAWLTSRVDLSLALGAFLAGLIISESEYSHQALGSILPFRDVFTGFFFISVGMLLDVGYFLQHPLSISSLAIGVVALKVIIIVIACILIGLPLHTGILTGFALSNIGEFSFVLIRAGSSSGLLSDEISQFFLAVTVISMILAPFLMGASTRITKFINRMPLPDRLRAGLFSLSGIEPPGSFREKTGHIIIVGYGINGRNVARAASIAAIPYLIIEMNPDTVRSEQERGEHIVFGSADQEAVLEYAGIAAARVLVIAIADPATTRQVAAVARKANPDVYIIARTRYLQEVQPLYDLGADEVIPEEFETSVEIFTRVLNRYLVPLDEIRRFAAEIRSGGYELLRGLRGTSRSCGDLSCYLAGEEVSALRVSAASALAGKTLAEINMRKAHEVAVVAVRREAEVLSNPDGDTRILAGDILIAFGTPDRVAAMAELLNPGE; this is encoded by the coding sequence ATGACATTTTCCCTGCTGGCTGGAATCGTCATCATTATCGTGCTCGCCATGGTGATGCTGTACCTGTGCCTCCGCCTCCACATTCCGACGATAGTGGGGCTGCTGTTTACGGGAATACTGGCGGGACCCTATCTCCTCGGAGTGATTTCCTACAGTCATGAGGTCGAGATAATCGCCGAGGTGGGCGTAGTTCTGCTCCTGTTCACCATCGGTCTTGAGTTTTCGCTTAAGAAGCTTCTTCGTGCCCGTCGAACGGTCCTTGTCGGCGGCTCGCTCCAGGTATTTCTCACCACACTCGCGGTATATCTCGTCGCGGTTTCCGCCGGTGTGGGCAGGGCCGAATCCCTGTTCGCGGGCTTTGTCATCTCCATGAGTTCGACCGCGATAGCGATGAAGATTTTACAGGAACGCGGGTTGATGGACGGTCCCGCGGGAAGCTCGTCCCTGGCGATTTCCCTGTTCCAGGATATCATGTCGGTACCGATGGTGTTGTCCATCCCTCTCCTGATGGGGGTGGAAGAGAACGCCGGTCTTCATCTCGGCATTTTTTTCCTGAAATCTCTGGCCATTATCGCCTTCGTGCTGCTCGGCGCGCGCTGGTTCGTCCCCGCCGTCCTGTACCAGGTCACTCGTACCCGAAATCGCGAGCTTTTTCTGTTGAGTGTTCTGGGACTTTGCGGTGCCATCGCCTGGCTTACCAGCAGGGTGGATCTGTCGCTCGCCCTCGGGGCTTTTCTCGCGGGGCTTATCATTTCAGAGTCGGAGTACAGCCACCAGGCGCTCGGGTCCATCCTGCCATTTCGTGATGTGTTTACCGGCTTCTTCTTCATCTCCGTGGGAATGCTGCTGGACGTCGGTTATTTCCTTCAGCATCCCCTGAGCATAAGCTCGCTGGCAATCGGTGTCGTTGCGTTAAAAGTGATTATTATCGTGATAGCATGCATCCTCATCGGACTGCCCCTCCACACCGGCATATTGACGGGATTCGCGCTCTCCAACATCGGTGAGTTTTCTTTTGTGCTGATTCGGGCAGGGTCCTCCTCGGGGCTGCTTTCGGATGAGATAAGCCAGTTCTTTCTTGCGGTGACCGTCATCAGTATGATACTCGCGCCCTTCCTTATGGGCGCTTCGACACGCATCACGAAATTTATCAATCGTATGCCGCTCCCGGACAGGTTGCGCGCGGGACTGTTCAGCCTTTCCGGGATTGAGCCTCCGGGATCCTTCCGGGAAAAAACGGGTCACATCATCATCGTGGGTTACGGAATCAACGGCAGGAACGTGGCGCGCGCGGCCTCGATCGCCGCCATCCCGTATCTCATAATCGAGATGAATCCCGACACGGTCCGCAGCGAGCAGGAACGGGGCGAGCATATCGTCTTCGGAAGCGCCGACCAGGAGGCGGTGCTGGAGTACGCGGGCATCGCCGCCGCGAGGGTGCTTGTCATCGCGATCGCCGATCCGGCGACGACGCGGCAGGTCGCGGCCGTGGCGCGCAAGGCGAACCCGGATGTGTACATCATCGCGCGAACACGCTATCTCCAGGAGGTGCAGCCGCTCTACGACCTCGGCGCCGACGAGGTGATCCCGGAGGAGTTCGAAACATCGGTCGAGATTTTCACCCGCGTCCTGAACAGGTACCTGGTCCCTCTCGACGAAATACGACGCTTCGCGGCGGAGATCCGTTCCGGCGGCTACGAGCTGTTGCGGGGGCTGCGGGGTACGTCCCGATCGTGCGGTGATCTTTCGTGTTACCTGGCCGGCGAAGAGGTGTCCGCGCTGCGCGTTTCGGCGGCCTCGGCGCTGGCCGGAAAGACGCTCGCCGAAATCAATATGAGGAAGGCCCACGAGGTGGCGGTCGTCGCCGTGCGAAGGGAGGCGGAGGTGCTTTCGAATCCCGACGGCGATACGCGCATTCTCGCCGGTGACATTCTCATCGCGTTCGGGACTCCCGACAGGGTGGCGGCGATGGCCGAGCTGCTTAATCCCGGGGAATAG
- a CDS encoding potassium channel family protein, whose translation MDFKRLLTSTLLRACTPAFGTFGYHIVEGMTFFDSFYMTIITISTVGFAQINPLATPGRSRSSSATGCAISPWTQPTRTRF comes from the coding sequence ATGGACTTCAAGCGCCTGCTTACCAGCACCCTGCTTCGCGCCTGCACGCCGGCCTTCGGAACCTTCGGCTATCACATCGTCGAAGGAATGACATTTTTCGACTCGTTCTACATGACCATCATCACGATCAGCACGGTCGGCTTTGCGCAGATCAATCCCCTCGCCACCCCCGGTCGCTCGAGGAGCTCGAGTGCGACAGGGTGCGCTATCTCGCCATGGACGCAACCAACGAGGACGCGCTTCTGA